The Clostridioides difficile genome has a segment encoding these proteins:
- a CDS encoding MoxR family ATPase, giving the protein MDIIDNLRVQGVDEKLIEDVLYFRNYYSLEQDLEYRVTKSKTYFYGKDILSMCITAILEEENILLSGPKATGKNLLADNLGEIFNRPQWNTSFHINTDSSTLIGTDTFIDNEVKLRRGSVYECAVNGGFGIFDEINMAKNDAIVVVHSALDYRRVIDVPGYERVNLHPATRFIGTMNYEYAGTKELNEALVSRFMVIDIPPVEEDKLMMILKNEFSDADEEKLAQFAGIFLDLQLKSQNGEISSKAIDLRGLMASLKTIRRGLKPTLAISMGMTGKTFDIYEKEMVGDVIKTRIPDKWESADIFPISHI; this is encoded by the coding sequence ATGGATATAATAGATAACTTAAGGGTACAAGGAGTAGATGAGAAACTTATTGAAGATGTATTGTATTTCAGAAATTATTATAGCTTAGAACAAGATTTGGAATATAGAGTAACAAAATCTAAAACTTATTTTTATGGTAAAGACATATTATCTATGTGTATAACAGCTATTTTAGAAGAAGAAAATATTTTATTGTCAGGACCAAAGGCAACAGGAAAAAATTTGCTTGCTGATAATTTAGGTGAGATATTTAATAGACCTCAATGGAATACATCATTTCATATAAATACAGATAGTTCAACACTTATAGGTACAGATACATTTATAGACAATGAAGTTAAACTTAGAAGAGGTTCAGTTTATGAGTGTGCTGTTAATGGAGGATTTGGGATATTTGATGAAATTAATATGGCAAAAAATGATGCCATAGTTGTAGTTCATTCAGCCTTAGATTATCGCAGGGTGATTGATGTACCAGGTTATGAGAGAGTTAATTTGCACCCAGCAACAAGATTTATTGGAACTATGAACTATGAGTATGCAGGAACAAAGGAGCTTAATGAAGCTCTAGTCTCTAGGTTTATGGTAATAGATATTCCTCCTGTAGAAGAGGACAAGTTAATGATGATTTTGAAAAATGAATTTTCAGATGCTGATGAAGAAAAATTAGCACAATTTGCAGGAATATTTTTAGATTTACAATTGAAATCTCAAAATGGTGAAATATCAAGTAAAGCTATTGATTTAAGAGGTCTTATGGCATCTCTTAAAACTATAAGAAGAGGATTAAAGCCAACTCTTGCGATTAGTATGGGGATGACAGGAAAGACTTTTGATATATATGAAAAAGAAATGGTTGGAGATGTAATTAAAACTAGAATACCTGACAAATGGGAGAGTGCAGATATATTTCCAATAAGTCATATTTAA
- a CDS encoding DedA family protein yields the protein MSVINSFILQYGLISVFVLIMIEYACFPLPSEVVLPLCGAIAARNHFGFLTILILSIVAGVLGSIFCYTIGNWGGKSIINKIVEICPKAKKGIFTSQDYFNKYSSISVCVCRLIPLCRTYISFIAGIAGQNIITFIISSIVGITIWNTSLISIGYIFSESWVKIMSHYNDYKFMVLIIPIAIIIVGFAIKSHIHKKHNRIRL from the coding sequence GTGTCTGTAATCAATAGTTTTATTTTACAATATGGACTAATATCTGTATTTGTATTAATTATGATTGAGTATGCTTGTTTTCCATTACCTAGTGAAGTAGTTTTGCCACTTTGTGGAGCTATTGCAGCAAGAAATCACTTTGGTTTTCTAACTATTTTAATTTTAAGTATAGTTGCAGGTGTACTTGGGTCGATATTTTGTTATACAATAGGCAATTGGGGAGGAAAATCTATTATAAATAAGATAGTAGAGATATGTCCAAAGGCAAAAAAGGGAATTTTTACATCACAAGATTATTTCAACAAATACTCTTCTATTTCTGTTTGTGTATGTAGATTAATTCCTCTATGTAGAACATACATATCTTTTATAGCAGGTATTGCAGGTCAGAATATTATAACTTTTATTATATCCTCTATTGTGGGTATTACCATATGGAATACTTCATTAATTAGCATTGGATATATTTTTTCAGAGAGTTGGGTAAAAATAATGTCACATTATAATGATTATAAATTTATGGTTTTAATTATACCAATAGCTATAATTATTGTTGGTTTTGCTATTAAGTCACATATACATAAAAAACACAATAGAATAAGATTATAA